The genome window AAATGAGAACTTAatattaggggtgtacaaactgAACCAAAAAATCGCACCAAATCGAAAAATCAAACAAAAGTGATAAAAAATCAAtgaggtttggtattgagtaaaaaaaatcgAGCCaaaccaacatataaatatataatttttatatatacttttaagactttatgaagaattttctttaaaaatggtCTAGAAATATTTGAAATTCTCTTACGTGGTGTAATATTTAAtcaaatatgaagtgctccatttTTATGAACTTTAAATAATATAATGTATGATCACTTTTTTATtaagtgttattgaaatgcgtcaatctctttgttttttcatattcatatgtcaagatctattagattcttatatctttttccaATTTGAAGTGTTATTTCAATAATTGAAAATTAAATATAACATAtaattatttaggtatcatattgatttttatatttaattattaaatttggttaattttgaaagtgtacatcaacgaaaattTATTGTCAGACAATcaaaaaaataactatcatgtgctactaagaaaattctcccataagaatattttaatatatcatatgtttgtcagttttttaaatttttattaaacatatatttacttatcaaaaatttaacaaagtaagattgacatATTATTCATGTGACAAAAAATcccgaaaaacccaaaaaatccgACAAACCGAATCAATCCAAACCGATGTAGTTGGTTTGGtatggttttgataaaaaccaaACCAACTCGGTTCATGTACACCCCTACTTATTATGTTCGACATGAAGTAAAAATGGCACCtctttttcctttcttacatGTAAAATGGTTTTTGTATCTTAATTTTCAGTAAAATTAGAAGCGTAAAAGGTGTAGTATACTCGTTGAAAATAAAGGTTTCTCGCAATTAATCAAAGAATAATTATCAATTTTAGCGTGTTATTCCTTTTTAGTTGGAAAGTGAGAAGTTTACCATCAGTTTTTCAAAATTCTATCATCCACCTTTTCTCTAGTCTCtactaattaattttgttatatatgATCAAGAGATAAttaatttcaattactttttatttccttaaaatataaaaacaaaaaagaaacaaaaatgaaGATGATATGACGGTTAGCTAATTGACGTGTTTTCTGGGAATGATGAAGCTACTGAACACTTATTGTATATTAATCCAGAATTGTAGTATATGGAagcaatataattattttttcgtAAGTGCAAAATTACGTCAATTAAATAAAAATGCCCTTTCTTATTCCGACAAATCATTGTACTATAAACGACACAACCTTATATTATCTCAAACTTGAATTGACATCTTACATGCCAAATTATTCCACCTTTTAACGTGTCAAATCATAAATTACTATACGTAAATTTGCTTCATATTAATGTGCAGGTCAAAGGATGGATTAATTGGTGTTACCcaaatattctttatttaatttaaGCATGTAATAAGCTTTATCTCTCATGCGACGACTTATCTTCCCGCAGAATATTTTGTGTACCAGACCGCCTTTTTGTAATGTCATAAACTCTTTATTTTCTTTGGGCACACTAATAATCTCTATTTATCTGAATTGAAATGGAACTTATGGTAAAAAAGTAAAAATTAGCTGGGTTAGCCACTTTTGGGGCCGGCTATTAAAGTTTAGTAAGCTTTTTAAATGTAATAGCACAAAGTAGCCATTTGTCCGACTAAGTTAGCGTTGTTTTGTCCAACTAAAACACGGAACACCACTCCTGCAAGTGGTACTGGAGTTTGAATATTTGACAAGTGAAACCCCAGTAAACTATACCAGAATTCAAAAAATTTGCTGAATTTTCAAACCCATGAACGATTCATGATTTTTTTGAACTTTTACTAGTGTAAACTCTAGGAACAATTATTGATTTTTGAATCTTTACTAGTAATCCAGTAAAATAATATGATAATGTAAAATTATAACTTAAACCCTTTAGATATTTATGATTGTTGAGTATGTTGAAACACAACTTAGAATATTATGAGATTATTGAAAGTTTACGGAAATGATTCTTTTTAAAGTGGGAGTGGGTTTATGCCCATGAGATTATACTACTTGGAATCTAGTATCCCATTCATCAGAAAAAAAATTGTTTTcctttcactactagaaattcggtaaaaaccgatcaaaaaaaccgaccaacgttggtcggtaatggccaaaaaccgaccaaaacgtgaccatttacgtgtgaacggtatttttgtggtcggaaaggaataccgaccaaagttagtcggaaattaccgaccaactttggttggtcaattaaattcaaaaaaaaaatattgcaaaaaaaaaaccgaccaaagttggtcggtattttaattatgtaaaaaaaagattcaccatctgggaatcgaaccggggtctgtactgtggcaggatactattctaccactagatcattggtacattttgttttaagactgtcttttatttgatttatactctttaattgtattttcgcacgaaaataaccgaccaaagttggtcggttttattaaaaagtaaaattaccgaccaaagttggtcggtttttttaaatgacccgccgaattaaccgaccaattttggtcggtttttttaatattaatttttatttatattaattgaaaaaccgaccaaagttggtcggtttcttgaaacataaaattcgcgggactcaaaaatagtttcccgcatttttgcgccaaagaaaaccgaccaaagttggccggtttcgtaaaaataaaaaaaataaaaaatatattttgaaaaaccgaccaactttggtcggtttttttaccgaccaaagttggtcggtcgaccttgatcggtttttgccgaatttctagtagtgtttcacttgaaaatttaaatataatataaatataaatcaCCGAATATACTTTATATGTTGATCCTTTACTAgctaaatataaaattaaaaggcAAATGGAAAACATGCAAGTCCCGGATAATTtccctttttttatttattatcccTTAGAAGATCTAACCATCTTTATAGAGATTTTAAGCATGATGTCCATTTGAAGGGCCATTAATCAAAGCATGGAACTTTTATCCAAAGGTAAACGACGTGAAATAGAAAAGCTGCATGCATAAGAAAAGTACTACTAATTTAGTTAGGGGTGTTAAAAGGGACGGATCCCGGAAAAGAGAGTTTTAGAGCAACGATAAAGTTATCTCTATATAACATATAAGTTAGGGATTCGTGCCGTGGAAACTGTCGCGCGCTAATGCTTGTCTTTTCCTGAACTCTGCGTAAATACGAAATGCTTTGTGTATTGGATTGCCCTATATTTTGTTTAGGGTGTGAATCCATTGTTATGATATCAGATTCATTTGAACTCAGTCCTTCTGATATGACAcataaatttatgtataaaaatttattaaaattatgataaatataattttaCTAGTATATATAAATTCAAACactttaaaatataataaattcataCTAAAAACCTAAAAGGTTAAAACTCATCAACTGGATAACTACCTATGAGGTGTAATCAATTTAATGGCATTTAAAACAACATTCTTGATAATTGAGAACTTTTTTGTCCCTTCTCATGAGCTCAATGTACTTGTCCCAATGCTTCGAAGAATGTTGACTTTTATAATATCCAAATAAAATGTTGATGGAGAGCTAAAATGTCAAGGCAAATCTCATGTCCTAATAAAGTCACTTCAAATCTTAACTAATTAGAACTTAGCTCGAGGTCACCTACAAACTTTAAGCTATTCTATTTTTAACTTTTCAAAGAGCGCGCAAATTCACGAGAGCTATTTATATCTCCCATAAATGGGTAAAAATGGAAAGAGAAAAATGAAGAATATAATTCCAAAATTTATATAGTAGGAGTATGAATATTTACTCTTACCATAAGCTTCACGGGGATTATTTAATTGACCTGTAAAAGGACAATAAAATGAAGGAAACATTAATGAAGATATTCCAAGTTTTATGTACTAGAACTCTGAATTTGTTAGCATTATCTCATTAAGAAAATACTTGAATAAATTCTTAACGGTATAACTTATATCATTTCCATGAGAATTTGACAAATAAGAAAACACAAGAAACAAAGGTTATTCCATTTCTTTTTTCTTGTAAAGCTAGAAGAAATCTAGTCTATTTTACATATTAATATACTAGTAATAGCTAAGGTCCAACCTTATAACTATAAAATCAAGTTGATACTAGAAAAATGTCTAATGTATTAAGATTAAAGTTTAAGTTTTATATACTAATAATGTAAAATTCTTATATACGATCAGGTTACCTATAAGGTAATTACATGTAAAATTTTAtgataaatattaaatattaaccTCGTAAAATAGCAGCTAATCTAATATTAGAAGTAAAACTACACTGATAGCgtgcaacaacaacaaaaacaatagcATATCCACTGTGATCCTACAATTGGGGTCTAGGCCCTATGGAGAGTGGAACGTACACAGACCTTATCCCTATTTTGTGTGAGGTGAAAATAATGTTTTTGATAGACCTTTGACTCAAAACTACTAATAAcgtaaaataatatttaaactgtCAGTGCATTAATTTAAACTCCTTAAAATTATTAATCAATAAAACACTGAAATCTGAGAGggcaattaagaataaaaaggaaaagatGAAGGACTTATTACAAAATTTACTTACCCCAACAAGTTTCATTCGAATTTTCGACCGTTGGGGCCCGTTATAAGGACAGTATAACCGTTGATGTTATTATTTTTAAAACCCAAAATTCGCACTTTCCTCTGTAACCCCATCATCTCCCTTCAAAAACCAACGATAACCAAATGCAAATCCTTGTCTGAACAAAAAAACCACCACCCCAACTACCCCCAAAATCAATGGGTTGTGTATCTTCCAAACTCTTCAGAAATGATTTCAAACAAGAAATTCTATGCAAAAATGGTGAAGATTACACTCACCAtattgtgtccttaacttcaaGTACTTATGGTGCTTTAAATCTTGATAAAGTTCAAAACTTTACACAAAATCCACTTCCTTGTATTAAGGAATGTGTTAGAGAAGTCAAGAAATCGCCACCCCGCGATGTATCTCATGAAGTTATTAATACTTGGGAACTAATGGAAGGTCTAGATGAAGAATTAGTAGTTCCTAATTCCAAAATTAGCCCGAAATCTCGAGGTTTTTTACGTGGTTTTGCTGATATCGATGCTCGTAGTAGCCCGTTAAAGTTCTTGAATCAAATGAGTTCTCCTCGAAAGTTGAAGAAATTTGGAGGTAAAGAGAATAAAGGAAAGGCTAATGGAGTTGGTAATTTTGTTGGTCGATCGGATTTTAGCCCGAAAAGTGTCTTGAAAGAAAGTAAAAAAATGCAGCAAAGTCCATGGAAAATGACACCAAGATTGAGAAATTCTAAGCAGGAGAGTCCGAATGAGTTGAAATGTGATAGTTTGAAGGTTGATTCTGTTGTGATTTCGTCGAGGAGGAGAAGTCTAAGCCCTCTATTCGATCCACAGCTCGTGGCAGCATTCGAGAAAGAACTATCCGAAGAAGAAGAACAGATCAAGAAAATGGTTTCTGTAACACCACTTTCGCGAAAAGCTAGGAATTCGCAGGAAGCAGAATCTATGCTTGAATTATTCGACGAAAAATGCCCCCCGGGTGGTGAAAATGCAGTTGTAATTTACACAACTACATTAAGGGGTATAAGGAAAACATTTGAAGATTGTAATACTGCTAGAGCGATACTCGAATCGAATGATATACAGATGTTTGAGCGAGATATATCGATGCATTCGGGGTATAAGGAGGAATTGAGAGGGCTAATGGGTAAAAAAGAGGTGAAGGTTCCTTTAGTATTTGTGAAGGGAAGGTTGATAGGTGGAGCTGACGAAATGGTGAAGTTGGAGGAGGAGGGTAAATTGGGAATTTTACTCGATGGGATTCCGAGGGCGGTCGCTGCCTGCGAGGGCTGTGCCGGAATCCGGTTTGTTATGTGTATGGACTGCAATGGAAGTCGCAAAGTGATGGCTAAGGATGGGAAGAGTACTGTCAAATGTGGAGAGTGTAATGAGAATGGTTTGATCCAATGTCCTATTTGTTGTTAACTATGTAAGTTAACTCAtattatgtttaatttattttctcATTTTCTGTGTTTTCACTAACTGCATTTTTTTTTCCAGGATTTGTACTAGTAGTATATTAGTATCATTTTCTTAATGTGTTGGAGGGGGAAGAAAAAGAATCAAAAAGGTATTTAACTAGGTTGCATACCATTGTCACTTTGATTGCAAGTTTGTATTGAAATGGCTATAAAATCAATTTGTGCTCATTTTGCTGCTGAATTATGTATGGAGAATAGCTATGTTGCTCGGATATAGTGTATTTTTAACAATTCGCATGAAGTACTCACTTTTATTACACTCTTCGAACACGAGTATGTTAAAATGGCTATGAAATCAATTTGTGCTCAAGTTTGAGTGGAAGTACCCGATACGGGTATGCCCACTCTTCCGGCATGAGTATGTTAAAACAAATGAAGAATCCGCGCAATATAGGGGAAGTGCAGTGAATGTGGCTTGGTCATGTTTgtgaatataacaaaatgaaacaTGACCCCAACATTCAATtagtctttttttctttttgattggATTTACTCATCCGGTGGTCGGTTCACATTGGAGCCGCTATACCCGGATTCGTGTCACGTAAGGATTACTTAAGGGGGAAACGTTCCCTAACAGTATCTTTTTCATACACAGGGCTCGAACTCGAGACCTCTGATTAAAGATATAGAGATACTATCCATCCCACGACAACCCTTATGAGTAGTTAGTCCTTTTCACCATGCAGATTGTTGTTTGCATGGACCTCTAGTCTAGTTTAAGGAATTTAAGATGGCAAGCGTGCTGTTGACCTTTTTGCTTTTAGAACACAAAAGAATTTGATTGTCTTGGGCTAGATACTAGATAGTGACAACTCGTTGGCTGCTAGAGAATGCTTTAGACCAACGAAAAAAGGAGTTAGACTACCcaaaaaattatatttcaaaAGATGGAATCAGTTGTATTTAAGCTGTTCAGCtattttattttttgcatttaatCTGATATAAATTGGCCACAAAGATTCTTGGAGTTAAATGAGGTGTAGGTCCTTATATTTAATCTGTtcagatatttttttttttttttttttgcattaaaTCTGATATAAATTGGCCACAATGATTCTTGGAGTTAAATGAGGTGTAGGTCCTTATCATTAATCCAACAACAAAGAAAATTCATAGTATTTCATGACTTTGCATTTGtatattctttttttattttttttattggagattttttattatttattatagaTAGAATTCATGTTTCCTATGTTTGAGCACggaaaaacaagaaaaatgaaACCTTGAAAcactattatatttttgttttttctatTTAGTTTTTTCAAATTGAGTTAACATCTTGATATGGAGATCAATCTAATATGCACATAAAACAGAAAGAAACTCTTATTAAGTGGTAATTTTACATCATGATAATCtccaaaagaataaaaaaaagtaaaatacacTCATAATTGTTTTTAAGGGAAAACTTGAATCTTGCTTAATTGAAGAAGCCACTCGAAATCTTTGCTCGGACAGGTGGGAACAGACAATACCAAATCTTTATTCTTATCTAGAATTTTGATGTCTTGTTGAAAGTTATGGATAAAATCCtcaaaaaataagaagttaatagcatgtttggccaagtttaTTTTTGGGCCGaaagtgtattttttttttttttttagccaaaggcatttttggccaaaaattgaggtgtttggccaaacttttggaaggaaaaaaaatattttgaggaGAAGCTGaaacagtttttgagaagcagaagaAAGTAGTTTTTCTCCAAAATcacttttctgagaagcacttttgagaaaaatacacttagaagcagttttcaaaaaCTTGGTCAAagactaattactgctcaaaagtattttttaaattaattagtcaaacacaaattgtttcttaccaaaaatattttttttaaaagtacttttgagaaatgcAAATAAACTGATTTTAGAAACTTGACCAAACATATTATAAGTATTCTTTTTAGGATCTCATATTTCTTAAGCTTCACTTCTTCTTTCTTCGTATCTAGGATTTCGACGCATTTCTTCAATTTTGGTTCTTCTTTCTTTGTATTTAGGGTTTCTATATCTTGTTCGAATGCACGGATGAAATCCTCGAATAGATTGTTTTTGCGTACGTACACAAAAAAAGTTGGCTTGTCGCATGCCTTTCGCAACTTCTTGGGAGTGATGATGTTCTTCTTTCGATTAAACATCGAGACCAACTTTTGAACCCTTTTTCGAAAACCAAATATTTCCATTGATGGAATCTTTGAATAAATAGGGAGAAGGGAAGTATGAAGTATTGCCATACTTATTTTGAAGAGAAAAGAGAAAGattgtgaatattatttttgagACTTTGGGCTGGTGCGTATATATACACATTGGGTTTTAAATCCTAATTCCATGTAAAGTGGGATTTCGTGGCATTTAATTTTTTGGAAATCCAATCTAAAGCGCTGCTATTTATGAATTAGCCAGTGCATCCTGAATTTCGTTTTTTCAGTTCAAATTTACAAGATAAAAATGTCCTGAGTTGTCCTGAAATTGAAATTTCTAGTttaaaattttaggacaaaataaTTACTGGTTAATCTCTAAATAACATCCCTGAGAATGGTTATACGTGCACTTGCCcctttattttttcctaatttgaGTCGGTTCTTGTTGCCAAATTCACTGTTTTCCAAGATTGGCTTTGATTAGGAATttaggtgtgtgtgtgtgttttttttttcaaagcaaGGAAGCAGGCCTTTCCTTTTGGGCCCATTGCAACTGTGGAATCGAATGTGCATTGTGCAACAGTCTAGTGTACGTTAAGAGCACTATTTACATTTAATTCTTcaagtaaaaatagcacgggttaGTCAATTTTTAGAtcggtaattcaaaaatagcagcgtttgcaaagtcattaaaaaataaacAGTATTTTGCTGTAATACGGACcggtccagtataatataccggagattggtgcacctgtgtatgaacttccagcatattatgttggaactccaacacacggaaagttccatcataatatactggagattggagtacatgtgtatgaacttccagcatgttatgctggaccggtatattatactggaactccagtatattatgctggaatatttttcggattttgaacagtgttttcgttcaaatttatctttacataaaaagtgactaaatttcgattacttttgaaattgtggctattttttaattactacttgtaaatctgactattttttaatttctcccaTTTACCTTCGTAATAACTGTGGGGACTAGTTACTTTTTAATCTTGTAGTTGAAAAATAATCACTATCATGGAGTTTCAAATTTTGCAACTGAAACTTTAGAATACTTTCATGAAATTAAAAATTCCATGACAATagttatttttaaattataagaACTGATAAATGGCTATATGTGAATGTTGCCCTTTTACATTCAGTCTATACTAATGTCAATTACTCGTTTAGCTTCACGCTAAGAGAACCATGCCACATAGTAATGTTAACTGCATTTTTTAAATGTCAAACATAGGAAGGTCTTAATGAATTAATCAGTGAAAGTTGGTTATCTAAGTTAATGAAGACTTTTTAGAATCTAATGATCCAGGCCCTAagggtttttttttcttctaggaGGGGGGTTAAACTAGGGAATCACAATTGCTATCCTTCGGGTGTTATGAGTAAATCCCGCTCCAGTGCAATAGCCCACAAACCAGACTGGAGAGGTAAGCCACACTAGGCAAGTCGCATGTAACGAGTTTGACCGAGAAAGCATGCAGGAGTTTTGAACCACCAACCTCCCATTTTGGGAATCTCATGCTCAACCAACTCGAcaacatttaagtaaatagaaaagTGCGAATCACCCAAAAAGGGGTGAGATCTGTGAATATTCTTCCTGGCAATGAAGAATGATTGATGGGCCTTAGAACACTCAGGTTGTTCTTGGATCGGGTGAAAAAACTAGATAGGAATCTTAGTGAAAAGATTATTTTGTATGCTTATAATATGATCAGATTCTCTCTATAAAGTCAATGTGTTttcttacaaatgaatatctCATATCCCCTACCATTCTGTCTATTTCTATATATAGGGAACATATTCCTAGAAACCTTAATAGTACAGGTGcagagaatattcactagaatattttcTTTAGTGTAATATCTtgaaactagccgttataacGTTGTCTAGGATGCTCGACCCCGACCTTGATCTACAACGGCTTCTCAGTCTTGATCCTTGCTGACTCTTCGACCGCGACTTTCATCATTTCTGAAATCACTTCGACCTTGGGCAGGTCTTCATTGAAGTCATATTGGTGACACGTGACAATTTGTGGATGCCtcctgtcacaccccttttctacccccaaaagataaatgttatatggattgggttaaagagtttttccaattaaagtgacaaacttgagtagggattattttacttacagagtcgccacttgaaattgagttttggagtgttccaagtcaccttttatttgaatccctagtcaaaggaagatttgactctattattattggtctgcgaaaataaaattcgggtaaggaattctgttgaccggggagaaggtgtaaggcattccccgagtcccgtggttctagcacggtcgctttattgactacaacttagcttgaattaattttttttgaataaactgtgctttattttattttttatttttttcatatttttatctatccgcttttaattattaaaatatagaattatttttTAGACGAATCACGTAATATTTTGACATACTACCTTGAGTTAAAGGACTTAATCACATGGATAAGAAATTTGCTAACTAAACTAATAATGAAACTTAACAACTAAATCAGAACAAAACAAACAGTAAGAAAACACACTTCGTTCACACAGATTTCACAAAAAACATGTATTCATAAACAtaataaaagaacaaaataaaatgaaAGAAGTAAATCTCACAGTGAACCTTCTTAGAAACAGAAACTAGTTACTGACAATCGGACCCCAATCGGAAGCCTCGAACCGGACATGACCACTCCGCCGATGGACTGAAGCGATAGAAACGGGAGTGGTTAACGGTGTTTTGCGCTGATTTCTGGAGTTATTTTAGCTGGTTTTTGGAGTGACCTTCAGCTGATTTTGGTTAGTGGTTTGGGGACAATTTTCATGGCTCTTCAGGGGTAATTTCAGGGATGTTTTGGGGCTGATTTTCGGACTATTTTCGGACTTTTTGCAGCCGTTTTTGAGATGGTTTAAGGGCTGATTTATGGACAGTTttcaagttttttttttgtttttagcaGCGTTTTTGGCTGCGATTTTCGAGCTGAAATTTCAGCTTTTCATGGCTGAAAACGAGCTGGAGGTGGGTGGCTTTTTCATGGCCATTTTCAGTTCCGTTTTTGGGTTGAGGAGGTCGAGATTTGTAGCTGTTTGCATCCCCTTTTACTGCCCGTTTGGGTTGGATTTGAGCTGGTTTTAGGGAGCAATTTTTGGTTATGTTTTGGCTGATTTCTTGGTCCGTTTTTTGGGCTgtcttttcttcctcttttgagcAGAAAATAGGGGCTGGTTTTGTGAGTGAGGGACAAAGTGTGGGGacaaagcatgggggacaaagcaAGCATGGGGGGGACAAAGCATGAGGGACAAAGCATAAAACATGGGGGAGACAAAGCATGGGGGGACAAGGTATGGTGGggaggggacaagcatgggggacaaggtaGAGTGGGGACATGCACGGGGGACAAGGTaaagtggggacacgcgtgggggACAAGGTAAAGTGGGGACATGcgtgggggacaaagagtggggcgtgggaagatgggagtgaaaaatattcaaacacggtaaaaaaataggtgctcacagcatgcccctctttgcttggaaacattaaaagttttcaggcaaagataaagtgagtcgtgtgactaaattttgaccatatcgtccaaaagaggaagaaaaataaaagaaaaaggtgcaaCCGAGTTCTGATTTTGgactgcctacatatcccgggttataagggaatcaggtcgcgtgtagttcaaggatagtgatggaatgatgagttggagtgtcgagtgaggttccgtcgaggctccggtctatGGTCTtcctattacatcaaaattgaaagaaactaaataagcctatcaactatgagttacataattcctatctataagtcttctgaaccttgatcttgagtcttgactggttgttcatgcggactttgatctgaaccttgatgcttactagctgtaggtgctagttcattcttctacggcttcttctgagcaagacgggaaatgtgaagctcgtaacttcagtcatgtcttgagtagtccatatcctttccatctgcttctgcattttgattcacttcttttccttttcttttctttattctggattgagactttttcttttgttcatctcgaacactgtgcctcgcggtaaaacctgctcagacatcatAACAAACAACAAATGAAATTTTTCTGcaccagttttcactaggaaaatttcgtgagttattgtaacaaaaattctaaactacttctttattgaaagaaataaaagaacagGAATGATgtaccctgaaaaggtcatgatgattttttttttttttttttgtcccaaaagaatgtctcaactaaggatttgtgtaccttatgttgggaaactatggtcagagaatgggataccctatattgacAATGATACCAGGGAGTGGCGTATCCTGCctttaaaatcaaatcaactagagagtggtgtaccatatgttggagaacacaacaaaggattggtgtaccctatactagtaAGGAGATCAGGGATTGGTGAACCCTATATtggtaaggaaatgtaatcaggggatggcgccctgtattactgaaaaggaaatataaccaggggttggtgccctatagtactgagaaggaaatgtaatgcgccctgtattactgaaaagcaaatgtaaccaggggttggcgccctgtattactaaaaagaaaatgtaaccaggggttggcgccctgtattactaaaaagaaaatgtaaccaggggttggcgccctgtattactaaaaagaaaatgtagccaggggttggtgccctgtattactgacaaggaaatgtaatcagggggttggtgccctgtatta of Nicotiana tomentosiformis chromosome 7, ASM39032v3, whole genome shotgun sequence contains these proteins:
- the LOC104091523 gene encoding uncharacterized protein At3g28850, coding for MGCVSSKLFRNDFKQEILCKNGEDYTHHIVSLTSSTYGALNLDKVQNFTQNPLPCIKECVREVKKSPPRDVSHEVINTWELMEGLDEELVVPNSKISPKSRGFLRGFADIDARSSPLKFLNQMSSPRKLKKFGGKENKGKANGVGNFVGRSDFSPKSVLKESKKMQQSPWKMTPRLRNSKQESPNELKCDSLKVDSVVISSRRRSLSPLFDPQLVAAFEKELSEEEEQIKKMVSVTPLSRKARNSQEAESMLELFDEKCPPGGENAVVIYTTTLRGIRKTFEDCNTARAILESNDIQMFERDISMHSGYKEELRGLMGKKEVKVPLVFVKGRLIGGADEMVKLEEEGKLGILLDGIPRAVAACEGCAGIRFVMCMDCNGSRKVMAKDGKSTVKCGECNENGLIQCPICC